The ANME-2 cluster archaeon genome includes the window TGTTTCGACTGTTGGCATGGGTACGGGCAGGCAGGCGGCGCATCTCTATCAATACGCACCTTCCGCATGTGCGGAGTCGTCTGAACACAGGCAGCAGTGGTGTATGAGGGGATCGAGTATATTTTCTAACGAGAACAATCGAAATATCAGTCACCAACAAGACAAACATCAACATCCCGGCAGGGGAACACATCCAGGATAATAGACCCGCACCATCTCAGAAAACCTACATAGAAACAAAGTTAGCCAGACGCATACAAACCCAAATATCCACACCCGATCCTATTTCGCCCTGTACTGCACAGCCGACTCCTTCAACGCATCGATACCAGGCAGCTTCTCGCCAGCCAGAAAGTCGATACAGGCACCCCCACCCGTACTGATATGATCAATCCTTGATCCCACACCAAGTTGTTCCACTACTGCCGCACTATGCCCGCCGCCAATAACACTAAAACCCGATTTAGTAGCCGCATCGATGAGTTCAACTGTCCCAAGAGTGAAAAGCTCCCTTTCGAACACTCCAGCCGGGCCGTTCATAACAACTGTCCTTGCATTCCTGATATCTTTTGAGAATTTCACAATAGTCTCCAGCCCGATATCCAGTATAGGCAGATCAGGATGACGGTTCTTATTCAGGATATCGATCGACTCTTCCACCCTCACCACATTCTGAGCGAAAATTCTCCAAGGACTATTCTTGTCTGCTCTCCTCCAGTATGCGTATCTACCATAAATGAGACACTCTCGGTCCTCATAACATTATCATAACATAATTCATTACAAAACTTTAATAATAGACAATAGTGTATAATAAAATATGAATATAGCAATTTCTGAAGATGCAATTCCTATTGTTAGAGATTCGATCAATAGGGAAATAATCCTATTGGAGTCGAAGATTAGCTTGCTTAATAGTGAAATTAAACTATTTGAAGAAAAATACAACATGAAATCTTCAGAATTCCAAAAAAAATTTGATCAAGGAGACATTGGAGATTCACAGGATTTCTTTGAATGGTGGGGCCTAAAAAAAGGTCTATCAATAATAGAAGATAGATTGAACAAAGCAAAAGGGGTGATTGTCCATTGGTAATTGCGGATTATTTTAAATCCGTTGAACAAATATTGAATAACTCAAGACTGATTATTGATAAATCCATTGAATTTATAGAATTCAGCAGTGATGAAGGAATGATTAAAGGAAGATTATTATTCATGGGTGGTTATT containing:
- the pgk gene encoding phosphoglycerate kinase, with translation MYGRYAYWRRADKNSPWRIFAQNVVRVEESIDILNKNRHPDLPILDIGLETIVKFSKDIRNARTVVMNGPAGVFERELFTLGTVELIDAATKSGFSVIGGGHSAAVVEQLGVGSRIDHISTGGGACIDFLAGEKLPGIDALKESAVQYRAK